A genome region from Chthonomonas sp. includes the following:
- a CDS encoding nuclear transport factor 2 family protein translates to MITSLALSTALLSATLSPEAEVEATLKTFYAATFRYDAPLLERLTAPDFFEISPLGEFDSRDKFLGFYRVPDSQRTATPIDCSLKFERISFPAKNVAVGVYRLSLVLQRDPKEVKFDLAVTASLRKQGKDWQLVSHQLTPIRPKATPGR, encoded by the coding sequence ATGATCACCTCTCTCGCCTTATCCACTGCTCTCCTCTCCGCCACTTTGTCGCCGGAAGCCGAAGTCGAAGCAACGCTCAAGACGTTCTATGCGGCCACATTTCGTTACGACGCGCCCCTGCTAGAGCGCCTCACCGCGCCGGACTTCTTTGAGATTTCGCCGCTCGGAGAGTTCGATTCGCGCGACAAGTTTCTCGGGTTCTACCGAGTTCCGGACAGTCAACGTACGGCCACGCCGATTGATTGCAGCCTCAAGTTTGAACGGATCAGCTTTCCCGCCAAGAACGTGGCCGTCGGGGTGTACCGCCTCAGCCTCGTGCTCCAGCGCGACCCGAAGGAGGTGAAGTTCGATCTGGCGGTCACCGCGAGCCTCCGCAAGCAAGGCAAAGACTGGCAACTAGTAAGCCACCAACTCACGCCGATACGTCCGAAAGCTACTCCGGGACGCTAA